Proteins encoded together in one Macadamia integrifolia cultivar HAES 741 chromosome 8, SCU_Mint_v3, whole genome shotgun sequence window:
- the LOC122086051 gene encoding uncharacterized protein LOC122086051: MIILHIRFTGSENSYVLHHKLIHAMHSKLLFNILHMKGNYSESFYQVLDITEKRVTRVKAHLACLTGHDVQICTKVPDHVQAEASAEMNLSASKKKRTNETLESGIGSTSSLGKSIHQTTMVELAAKQDKKSLEKMIGEFFVKNNISFNVIQTESFIQMMKGACAYGQGFVIPSYSTLRTRLIPEAKVEIMEYVSNIKSTWGDTGCTIMSDSWTDLKKRSWVNVIAYSPGGAVFLKCIDCGSNSITAGYLFREISNVIEMLGPQHVVQFVSDNGANYNCCGDMLIGKWSHMYRTNCAAHGINLLLKDIHKHVRWVREIIDDGKHVVDYMHRHTAIIALMREFTNAKEIKQPCKTRFATNFLMLQSLIVVENELRLLVASSEWRGFHCNRVEIALKTVRIIQSDIFWEQAKEVIAFMDPLIRILHLVDSDGSTACYLYEATVRAKEKLRKLKESDGVKYFTILDLFDTRVEKNIIHPVHVLAAALNPNNLFDGGLFIETNTVVQTQECIVATMVPQEDHEQFTAEMVEYRMRNPNLFNITGKIWWEYMGGCLPVVQKVACRILSQPCSFSPCERNWSAWDAAQTKKRNRLTPEMLEDLVYIRMNSLMKEKYESRAIQDTKPIDLEKLGDLPDVNIELETERLEETYVEPIHDQPNSIL; encoded by the exons ATGATAATTTTACATATTCGTTTCACTGGATCAGAAAATTCTTATGTTCTTCACCACAAGCTTATTCATGCAATGCACTCCAAGCTCTTGTTTAACATACTACACATGAAAGGGAATTATTCGGAATCCTTCTATCAG GTACTTGATATTACTGAAAAAAG AGTTACTCGAGTGAAAGCTCATTTGGCTTGCTTGACTGGCCATGATGTTCAAATTTGTACAAAAGTCCCTGATCATGTTCAAGCTGAAGCCAGTGCAGAAATGAATTTGAGTgcatctaaaaagaaaaggacgaATGAGACCTTAGAAAGTGGAATTGGCTCCACAAGTTCTCTTGGTAAGAGCATTCATCAAACCACAATGGTAGAGTTGGCTGCTAAACAAGACAAGAAGTCATTAGAAAAGATGATAGGAGAATTTTTTGTTAAGaataacatttctttcaatgttaTTCAGACAGAATCTTTTATTCAAATGATGAAAGGTGCTTGTGCCTATGGTCAGGGTTTTGTTATTCCTAGTTACTCTACTCTTCGTACCCGTTTGATTCCTGAAGCTAAGGTAGAGATCATGGAATATGTGAGCAACATAAAGTCAACATGGGGTGACACAGGTTGCACAATAATGTCTGATTCTTGGACTGACCTAAAGAAGAGGTCTTGGGTCAATGTGATAGCTTATTCTCCTGGTGGGGCTGTATTCCTGAAGTGTATTGATTGTGGTTCAAATAGTATTACTGCTGGATATCTTTTTAGAGAAATATCTAATGTTATTGAAATGCTTGGACCACAACATGTTGTGCAATTTGTTTCAGATAATGGTGCTAACTATAATTGTTGTGGTGATATGTTGATTGGAAAATGGTCTCACATGTATCGGACAAATTGTGCTGCACATGGGATTAATTTGCTTTTAAAGGATATCCATAAGCATGTTAGATGGGTGAGGGAAATTATTGATGATGGTAAACATGTAGTGGATTATATGCACAGGCACACAGCTATTATAGCCTTAATGAGGGAATTCACAAATGCCAAAGAGATTAAGCAGCCTTGCAAGACAAGGTTTGCTACTAATTTTTTAATGCTCCAATCTCTTATTGTAGTTGAGAATGAGTTAAGGCTATTGGTTGCATCATCTGAATGGAGAGGCTTCCATTGCAATAGAGTTGAAATAGCATTAAAGACTGTCAGGATAATTCAATCTGATATATTCTGGGAACAGGCAAAGGAGGTTATTGCTTTTATGGATCCTCTCATTAGGATTCTTCACCTTGTTGATTCAGATGGTTCCACTGCATGTTACTTGTATGAAGCAACTGTTagggcaaaagaaaaattgaggaAGTTAAAGGAGAGTGATGGAGTAAAGTACTTTACCATATTGGATTTGTTTGATACAAGGGTGGAAAAGAATATAATTCATCCTGTTCATGTGCTTGCTGCAGCTTTAAATCCTAATAATTTGTTTGATGGTGGACTTTTTATTGAGACAAATACAGTTGTGCAGACTCAAGAATGTATTGTGGCAACCATGGTTCCTCAAGAAGATCATGAGCAATTCACTGCAGAAATGGTTGAATATCGAATGAGGAACCCAAATTTGTTCAATATCACAGGAAA GATTTGGTGGGAATATATGGGTGGTTGTCTTCCTGTGGTTCAGAAGGTTGCTTGTAGAATCTTAAGCCAACCTTGTAGTTTCTCTCCTTGCGAGAGGAATTGGAGTGCTTGGGACGCTGcacaaacaaagaagaggaacAGGTTAACTCCAGAAATGTTAGAAGATTTGGTATACATTAGAATGAATtctttgatgaaggagaagtaTGAAAGCCGAGCAATTCAGGATACAAAACCTATTGACCTAGAGAAACTTGGTGATTTGCCTGATGTAAACATTGAGTTGGAGACAGAGAGACTTGAAGAGACATATGTTGAACCTATTCATGATCAACCTAATTCTATATTATGA